From Synechococcus sp. A10-1-5-1, a single genomic window includes:
- the rpiA gene encoding ribose-5-phosphate isomerase RpiA: MADLQDQMKQAVAAAATEQIQSGMVVGLGSGSTAALMIQALGAKLKSGELQDIVGVTTSFQGEVLAAELGIPLQSLNAVDRIDLAIDGADEVDPSFQLIKGGGACHVQEKLVAVRAKRFVVVVDSTKLVDTLNLGFLLPVEVMPGAWRQVQGQLKEMGGDAQLRMALKKAGPVVTDQGNLVLDVKFSGGIGDPVSLEKEINNLPGVLENGLFVNITDQVLVGEITDGVAGVRDLVKR; encoded by the coding sequence ATGGCGGATCTGCAGGATCAAATGAAACAGGCGGTCGCTGCGGCTGCCACCGAGCAGATCCAGAGCGGCATGGTGGTGGGCCTGGGGTCAGGTTCAACCGCGGCCCTGATGATTCAGGCCCTCGGCGCCAAGCTCAAAAGCGGCGAACTGCAGGACATTGTTGGGGTCACGACCTCCTTTCAAGGAGAGGTACTGGCGGCCGAGCTGGGTATTCCGTTGCAGAGCCTGAATGCGGTGGATCGAATCGATCTGGCCATCGATGGTGCCGATGAGGTGGATCCCTCCTTCCAGCTGATCAAGGGCGGTGGCGCCTGCCATGTTCAGGAAAAGCTGGTGGCGGTCCGCGCCAAGCGCTTCGTGGTGGTGGTGGATTCCACCAAGCTTGTGGACACGCTCAACCTGGGCTTCCTGCTTCCTGTCGAAGTGATGCCCGGTGCCTGGCGTCAGGTTCAGGGGCAACTTAAAGAGATGGGTGGTGATGCCCAGCTCCGCATGGCGCTCAAGAAGGCCGGCCCGGTGGTGACCGATCAGGGCAACCTGGTGCTGGATGTCAAGTTCAGCGGCGGCATCGGCGATCCCGTCAGCTTGGAGAAGGAGATCAACAACCTCCCCGGTGTCCTGGAGAACGGCCTGTTCGTGAACATCACTGACCAGGTGCTGGTCGGTGAAATCACCGATGGCGTCGCTGGCGTTCGGGACCTGGTCAAGCGCTGA
- the hisD gene encoding histidinol dehydrogenase has product MTASSPPSRAESIAQLQIELLRDAEQAGQRLEAIAERTGSGQSRDVAQRVESILEQVQHQGDAALFELTERFDGVRPDPLRVPQEEIKAAWAATPSELQEALGLAHRRILDFHQRQLPNDLAITGQHGERLGRRWRPVERAGLYVPGGRASYPSTVLMNAVPAKVAGVQRVVMVTPPGPDGRINTTVLAAAHLAGIDEIYRVGGAQAVGALAYGTESIPRVDVISGPGNLYVTLAKKAVYGRVAIDSLAGPSEVLVIADGSANPDHVAADLLAQAEHDPLAAAILLTTSEDLAQAIPGAIEKQLEGHPRATITRQALNDWGLIVVCSNLDEAAQLSDRFAPEHLELQVEHPEPLADQIQQAGAIFMGAWTPEAVGDYLAGPNHTLPTAGTARFAGALCVETFMRHTSLIQFNRQALEATGTAVGILADSEGLHSHAESVRRRLT; this is encoded by the coding sequence GTGACCGCCAGCTCCCCTCCAAGCCGTGCCGAGTCCATCGCGCAGCTGCAGATTGAGCTGCTCCGGGATGCCGAGCAAGCCGGTCAACGGCTTGAGGCCATTGCCGAGCGCACCGGAAGTGGTCAAAGCCGCGACGTTGCTCAACGGGTCGAGTCGATCCTCGAGCAGGTCCAGCACCAGGGCGATGCCGCCCTCTTTGAGCTGACGGAGCGATTCGACGGGGTGCGCCCTGACCCCCTGCGCGTCCCCCAAGAGGAGATCAAGGCGGCATGGGCCGCCACACCCTCGGAGTTGCAGGAGGCCCTGGGCCTGGCCCACCGCCGAATCCTGGATTTTCACCAACGCCAACTCCCCAACGATCTGGCCATCACCGGTCAGCACGGTGAACGCCTGGGCCGCCGCTGGCGGCCGGTGGAGCGGGCCGGTCTGTACGTCCCCGGTGGCCGCGCCAGCTACCCGAGCACTGTTCTGATGAACGCCGTGCCCGCCAAGGTCGCTGGGGTCCAGCGGGTGGTCATGGTCACCCCTCCCGGTCCAGACGGCCGGATCAACACCACCGTCTTGGCCGCAGCCCATCTGGCTGGCATCGATGAGATCTACCGGGTCGGAGGTGCCCAAGCCGTCGGAGCCCTGGCCTACGGCACCGAATCCATCCCCAGGGTCGACGTCATCAGCGGTCCGGGCAATCTCTACGTGACCTTGGCTAAGAAAGCGGTCTATGGCCGGGTGGCCATCGATTCACTCGCCGGCCCCAGTGAAGTGCTGGTCATTGCTGACGGGAGCGCCAACCCCGACCATGTCGCGGCCGATCTGCTGGCCCAGGCGGAGCATGACCCCCTGGCAGCAGCCATCTTGCTGACCACCAGCGAGGACCTGGCGCAAGCCATCCCCGGAGCCATCGAGAAGCAACTAGAGGGGCACCCCCGCGCCACCATCACCCGCCAGGCCCTGAACGACTGGGGCTTGATCGTGGTCTGCTCGAACCTGGACGAGGCAGCCCAACTCAGCGATCGCTTCGCTCCAGAACACCTGGAACTGCAGGTGGAGCACCCTGAGCCCCTGGCCGACCAAATCCAACAGGCCGGGGCCATCTTCATGGGGGCCTGGACTCCGGAAGCCGTTGGCGATTACCTGGCCGGCCCAAACCACACCCTGCCCACCGCGGGGACGGCCCGGTTTGCTGGAGCCCTGTGTGTGGAGACCTTCATGCGCCACACCAGCTTGATTCAGTTCAACCGGCAAGCCTTGGAAGCCACTGGCACTGCCGTTGGCATCCTGGCCGACAGTGAAGGACTCCACAGCCACGCGGAGTCCGTCCGCCGCCGGCTGACCTAA
- the nusA gene encoding transcription termination factor NusA: MALVLLPGLSNLIEDISEEKKLPPAVVEAALREALLKGYERYRRTLYLGISEDPFEEDYFSNFDVALDLDEEGYRVLASKIIVEEVESEDHQIALAEVMQVAEDAQAGDTVVLDVTPEKEDFGRMAAATTKQVLAQKLRDQQRRMIQEEFADLEDPVLTARVIRFERQSVIMAVSSGLGRPEVEAELPRRDQLPNDNYRANATFKVFLKEVSEIPRRGPQLFVSRANAGLVVYLFENEVPEIQEGSVRIVAVAREANPPSRSVGPRTKVAVDSVEREVDPVGACIGARGSRIQQVVNELRGEKIDVIRWSHDPGQYIANSLSPARVEAVRLVDPEGQHAHVLVPPDQLSLAIGREGQNVRLAARLTGWKIDIKNSTEYDQTSEDEKVSELIAMRQEEEALQAEAEARMEAEHALRAEEDARLRELYPLPEDEEEYGDQANYDETAYEQEPVAEAVAEVAEEVVEEAAEEVTEDVSDEEGAR, from the coding sequence ATGGCACTGGTCCTGCTCCCCGGTCTCTCCAACCTGATCGAGGACATCAGCGAAGAGAAGAAGCTGCCCCCTGCGGTGGTGGAAGCAGCCCTGCGTGAAGCCCTACTCAAGGGCTATGAGCGTTACCGGCGCACCCTTTATCTGGGGATCAGTGAAGACCCCTTCGAAGAGGACTACTTCTCCAACTTTGATGTCGCCCTGGACCTCGATGAAGAGGGTTATCGGGTGCTGGCCTCGAAGATCATCGTGGAAGAGGTCGAGAGCGAAGACCACCAAATCGCCCTGGCAGAGGTGATGCAGGTGGCCGAAGACGCCCAGGCCGGTGACACGGTGGTGCTGGATGTCACCCCCGAGAAAGAAGACTTCGGTCGGATGGCCGCTGCCACCACCAAACAAGTTCTGGCCCAGAAGCTGCGCGATCAGCAGCGCCGGATGATCCAGGAGGAATTCGCCGACCTCGAAGATCCCGTTCTGACTGCTCGCGTGATCCGCTTCGAGCGACAGAGCGTGATCATGGCCGTGAGCAGCGGCCTGGGTCGCCCCGAAGTGGAGGCCGAACTGCCCCGCCGCGATCAACTGCCGAACGACAACTACCGAGCCAACGCCACCTTCAAGGTCTTCCTCAAGGAAGTCAGCGAAATCCCCCGCCGGGGTCCCCAGCTCTTTGTCAGCCGAGCCAACGCCGGCCTTGTGGTTTATCTCTTCGAGAACGAGGTTCCCGAGATCCAGGAAGGCTCCGTCCGCATCGTCGCGGTCGCCCGAGAGGCGAACCCCCCGTCCCGCTCGGTGGGTCCCCGGACGAAAGTGGCCGTCGACAGCGTTGAGCGTGAGGTCGATCCCGTGGGCGCTTGCATCGGTGCCCGTGGTTCCCGCATCCAGCAGGTCGTCAACGAACTGCGCGGCGAAAAAATCGACGTGATCCGCTGGTCCCATGACCCCGGCCAGTACATCGCCAACTCCCTCAGCCCCGCCCGCGTTGAAGCGGTGCGCCTGGTGGATCCGGAAGGACAGCACGCCCACGTCCTGGTCCCCCCCGATCAGCTCAGCCTGGCCATCGGCCGTGAGGGTCAGAACGTGCGCCTCGCTGCTCGCCTGACCGGCTGGAAAATCGATATCAAGAACAGCACCGAGTACGACCAGACATCTGAGGACGAAAAGGTCTCAGAGCTGATCGCCATGCGCCAAGAAGAGGAGGCACTTCAGGCCGAAGCCGAAGCCCGGATGGAGGCTGAACACGCCCTCCGTGCCGAGGAGGATGCCCGTCTCCGGGAGCTCTATCCGCTGCCTGAAGACGAAGAGGAGTACGGCGACCAGGCCAACTATGACGAAACTGCCTACGAGCAGGAGCCCGTGGCAGAGGCCGTTGCAGAGGTCGCCGAAGAGGTTGTCGAAGAGGCAGCTGAAGAGGTCACCGAGGACGTCAGCGACGAGGAAGGAGCCCGGTGA
- a CDS encoding TatD family hydrolase: MAAAVALESLSAPLIDSHCHIVFRNFDEDLEEVAQRWRDAGVGRLLHACVEPSEIPAIRALADRFPELRYSVGVHPLDPEHWAPDTQQVLREAAQADPRVVAIGELGLDLFRDKNLEQQLAMLRPQLDLAVELDLPVIIHCRDAAEPMLSELRDRADRGACPKGVMHCWSGTPEEMQGFLELGLYISFSGNVTFPKATDTHACAQAVPAERFLVETDCPFLAPVPRRGKRNEPSYVMAVAQRVAELRQDSLQAVALQSTSNACALFGPALHNV, encoded by the coding sequence ATGGCAGCTGCCGTTGCTCTCGAGAGCCTTTCGGCTCCTTTGATTGATAGCCACTGCCACATCGTCTTTCGAAATTTTGACGAGGACTTGGAGGAGGTTGCCCAACGCTGGCGGGATGCCGGCGTGGGTCGCCTCCTTCACGCATGTGTGGAGCCCTCTGAAATTCCGGCGATTCGAGCGCTAGCGGATCGATTTCCTGAGCTCCGCTACTCCGTCGGTGTCCATCCCCTGGACCCGGAACATTGGGCCCCCGATACGCAACAGGTGCTGCGGGAGGCGGCGCAGGCCGACCCCAGGGTTGTGGCGATCGGAGAGCTCGGCCTGGATCTCTTCCGCGACAAAAATCTCGAGCAGCAGCTGGCGATGCTGCGGCCCCAGCTCGATCTTGCCGTGGAGCTGGATCTTCCGGTGATCATTCACTGCCGTGATGCCGCCGAGCCGATGCTGAGCGAGTTGCGCGATCGTGCGGATCGAGGCGCCTGTCCCAAAGGCGTGATGCACTGCTGGAGCGGGACCCCTGAGGAGATGCAGGGCTTTCTTGAGCTTGGCCTCTACATCAGCTTCAGCGGAAACGTGACCTTCCCGAAGGCCACCGACACCCACGCTTGTGCCCAGGCGGTTCCGGCTGAGCGCTTCCTGGTGGAGACCGATTGCCCGTTCTTGGCCCCGGTGCCGCGACGTGGAAAGCGCAACGAACCGTCCTATGTCATGGCCGTGGCTCAGCGGGTTGCAGAGCTGCGCCAGGACTCTCTGCAGGCCGTCGCCTTACAGAGCACCTCCAACGCATGTGCGCTGTTTGGTCCCGCTCTTCACAATGTATGA
- the rpsT gene encoding 30S ribosomal protein S20, translated as MANNKSSKKRIEIAERNRLHNRTYKSAVRTLMKRCFTACTAYTQEPGDAAKQAVQSSLSAAFSKIDKAVKVGVLHRNNGAHQKSRLSAAVKSAIEPAAKA; from the coding sequence GTGGCCAATAACAAGTCGTCGAAGAAACGCATTGAGATTGCTGAGCGCAATCGTCTGCACAACCGCACCTACAAGTCTGCGGTCCGCACCCTGATGAAGCGTTGCTTCACTGCTTGCACGGCCTACACCCAGGAGCCTGGCGACGCCGCCAAGCAGGCCGTCCAGTCGAGCCTCAGCGCTGCTTTCAGCAAGATTGATAAGGCCGTCAAGGTCGGCGTGCTGCACCGCAATAACGGTGCCCATCAGAAATCTCGTTTGAGCGCTGCTGTCAAGAGCGCGATCGAGCCCGCAGCGAAGGCCTGA
- the rimP gene encoding ribosome maturation factor RimP, with the protein MPHPLLLDLQNLASQVAEAAGFQVCGLELLTHRIPMTLLVQLRLADGGDVSLDNCASFSGVLGDAIENSGLLEDAYVLEISSPGVSEELHDDRDFRSFRGFPVSIRYRDAKSGGESEREGLLLERDGENVLLNVRGRTVRIPRPDVISVKLVTPKEA; encoded by the coding sequence TTGCCGCATCCCCTGCTCCTCGACCTCCAAAACCTGGCTAGCCAGGTGGCGGAAGCTGCTGGATTCCAGGTCTGCGGCCTTGAACTGCTGACCCACCGGATCCCAATGACGCTGCTAGTTCAGCTGCGTCTAGCCGATGGCGGAGACGTCAGCCTGGACAACTGCGCCAGCTTCAGCGGAGTGCTGGGCGACGCCATTGAGAACAGCGGTCTGCTCGAGGACGCTTATGTTCTGGAAATCAGCAGTCCGGGTGTCAGCGAGGAGCTGCACGACGATCGCGACTTCCGCAGCTTCCGCGGCTTCCCGGTCTCGATCCGCTACCGCGACGCCAAATCGGGGGGCGAAAGCGAGCGTGAGGGCCTCCTGCTCGAACGCGATGGGGAGAACGTTCTCCTCAATGTCCGCGGACGCACGGTTCGAATCCCGCGCCCTGACGTGATCAGCGTGAAGCTGGTCACACCCAAAGAGGCCTAA
- a CDS encoding trypsin-like peptidase domain-containing protein, translated as MSRIVVRFLLALALVCSAWLPADPAWADFGGASNRSFVSAAVKRVGPAVVRIDTERTIPRIGLDPSFSDPLLREMFGDQIPSSRERGQGSGIVIDGQGMVLTNAHVVDGAERVEVTLASGEELEGSVLGIDPVTDLAVVRIAKTPGLKSAPLGDSGALEVGDWAIALGTPYGLERTVTLGIVSSLHRNITSLGFSDKRLELIQTDAAINPGNSGGPLINASGEVIGINTLVRSGPGAGLGFAIPINLAKGVAAQLSQGDSVLHPYLGLQLVPLNPRLARDNNADPNALLQLPERDGALVQRVIPGSPAERAGLRRGDLVVQAADQQVRDPGGLLRLVEASKIGDVLAIQVLRGEEQMDLSIRPEAMPHS; from the coding sequence GTGTCGCGGATCGTGGTGCGCTTTCTGCTGGCCCTGGCGCTCGTGTGTTCGGCGTGGCTCCCGGCGGATCCGGCCTGGGCGGATTTCGGGGGCGCCTCCAATCGCAGCTTTGTCTCGGCTGCTGTGAAGCGTGTGGGTCCTGCGGTCGTGCGGATCGATACCGAGAGAACCATTCCTCGAATCGGTCTGGATCCCTCTTTCAGTGATCCGTTGCTGCGGGAGATGTTTGGCGATCAGATCCCCAGCAGCCGCGAACGCGGTCAAGGCTCTGGGATCGTGATCGATGGCCAGGGCATGGTCCTGACCAACGCCCACGTCGTGGATGGTGCCGAACGGGTTGAGGTGACCCTGGCCAGTGGTGAAGAACTGGAGGGCTCGGTCTTGGGCATTGACCCCGTGACCGATCTGGCAGTGGTCCGGATCGCCAAGACCCCGGGCTTGAAGTCCGCTCCCCTAGGGGACTCCGGTGCACTGGAGGTGGGGGATTGGGCGATCGCTCTGGGCACGCCCTACGGCCTTGAGCGCACCGTCACCCTGGGCATTGTCAGCAGCCTGCACCGCAACATCACCAGCCTGGGTTTTTCGGATAAGCGTCTGGAGTTGATTCAGACCGATGCGGCGATCAACCCGGGCAATTCCGGTGGCCCACTGATCAATGCCAGCGGCGAGGTCATCGGCATTAACACCCTGGTGCGTTCGGGCCCTGGGGCCGGACTGGGCTTTGCGATCCCGATCAACTTGGCCAAAGGGGTTGCGGCCCAATTGAGCCAAGGGGATTCCGTGCTGCATCCCTATCTGGGCCTGCAGCTGGTTCCCCTGAATCCACGGTTGGCCCGCGACAACAACGCTGACCCCAATGCTCTACTGCAGCTTCCCGAGCGGGATGGGGCGCTGGTGCAACGGGTGATTCCAGGTAGTCCTGCCGAGCGTGCGGGCCTACGCCGCGGAGACCTGGTGGTGCAGGCGGCGGATCAACAGGTCCGGGACCCCGGGGGGCTGCTTCGCTTGGTGGAGGCCTCCAAGATTGGAGATGTCCTGGCGATCCAGGTGTTGCGCGGTGAGGAACAGATGGATCTCTCGATCCGTCCTGAGGCGATGCCGCATTCGTGA
- a CDS encoding metallophosphoesterase — translation MPGLLQFSDPHLLADPGGYCRGRPSMTSLVHGLRQALVQIDRRPDLLLITGDLCQDESWGGYRRLLDALDQFEALQQVPLALTPGNHDHLALLRAALGRRAVIAPAALDCGGWTLLLLSTHRSGCVAGSLDPRQLAWLERQLAAARQPVVLALHHPPVPIGDPGLDPIALQDSGPLLQCLQQAPVIKAVLFGHVHQHWQGELPRAGGGPPIPLWACPSSLAPFAAVQPCPLGHSDWPGGRWLTLQDSAEVVSTLLRWSPLESA, via the coding sequence GTGCCAGGCCTCCTGCAGTTCAGCGATCCCCATCTGTTGGCAGACCCAGGTGGTTATTGCCGCGGTCGCCCCTCCATGACTTCCTTGGTCCATGGCCTCAGGCAGGCCCTGGTTCAGATCGATCGGCGACCGGATCTGCTCTTGATCACCGGAGACCTCTGCCAGGACGAGAGTTGGGGTGGCTATCGGCGTCTGCTGGACGCTTTGGATCAGTTTGAGGCGCTTCAGCAGGTGCCCTTGGCCTTGACCCCGGGTAACCATGACCATCTGGCCTTGCTTCGCGCGGCCTTGGGACGGCGGGCGGTGATCGCCCCGGCGGCCCTGGACTGCGGTGGCTGGACCCTGCTCTTGCTCTCGACCCACCGCAGTGGTTGTGTTGCGGGTTCCCTCGATCCTCGGCAGCTGGCCTGGCTGGAGCGCCAGCTGGCGGCTGCTCGACAGCCCGTGGTTCTGGCCCTTCACCATCCCCCGGTGCCAATCGGGGACCCTGGACTGGACCCGATCGCGCTGCAGGATTCGGGGCCCCTTTTGCAGTGCCTCCAGCAGGCCCCGGTGATCAAGGCCGTTCTGTTTGGCCATGTCCATCAGCATTGGCAGGGGGAACTGCCTCGCGCCGGTGGCGGCCCTCCGATTCCCCTTTGGGCGTGTCCTTCGTCGCTGGCGCCGTTTGCGGCTGTGCAGCCCTGCCCCTTAGGGCATTCGGATTGGCCAGGGGGCCGGTGGCTCACCCTGCAGGATTCCGCAGAGGTGGTCTCGACCCTGCTGCGCTGGTCTCCTTTGGAATCTGCCTAG
- the infB gene encoding translation initiation factor IF-2 — protein MTSSGKVRIYELSKDLGLENKDVLDAAEKLSIAAKSHSSSISDDEAAQIRSLIKGGGNGSKASPAAAEPQKAILSVKKAAPAAPAAPAKPAATKPAATSPAPAKPAAASPAPRPQPQAAKPAAPARPASPTAPPSRPTAAPAPAAKPAAAKPVAQPAAKPAAKPAASAPPSRPAAPSAPPARPTAAKPVVKPAAGAPPSRPGAPAPSRPAPAIVSKTPAGAPPARKPAPPVSRPAAGSPQRPGAPARPAGGGAGRPQLVSRPQGGQGGARPSTPSGRPALSQRPGMPTRPGAPAPTRVGQGSKPAKPARPQVELVGKPIRRDVGGPGGGNRPAPPTRPGMPGMRKPVAPGELMQLQKPGARPSAPPPRRPGAPGAPAGAPGGTTGDAARPSATPPSAPRRPNFRAPQPPGGARPRRPDWDDSARLDALRSRSPQKQRQRVHIIGENDDSLAAQTGGYAGDTDAVVLQASLARPAKPRSASSGQPKPTVVARKRRKETARQRQRRRAMELRAAREAKQQRPEMLVVPEGNLTVQELADKLGVESSEIIKSLFFKGIIATVTQTLDLSAIETVSKEFGVPVLEDDVEEAAAKTVEMIEESDLAHLIRRPPVVTVMGHVDHGKTSLLDSIRKTRVTAGEAGGITQHIGAYQVEVPHAGEQRKITFLDTPGHEAFTAMRARGTKVTDVAVLVVAADDGVRPQNLEAISHARAAKVPIVVAINKIDKEGASPDRVKQELSSHELVAEDWGGNTVMVPVSAIKGENIDKLLEMILLVTEVEDLQANPDRMARGTVIEAHLDKAKGPVATLLIQNGTLRTGDVLAAGPILGKVRAMVDDNGKRVKEAGPSYAVEALGFSEVPTAGDEFEVYTDEKTARAVVGDRATEARATRLAQQMASRRVSLASMSGQASEGELKELNLILKADVQGSVEAILGSLEQLPQEEVQVRVLLSAPGEVTETDVDLAAASGAVIVGFNTSMAPGAKRAADATGVDVRDYEVIYKLLEDIQMAMEGLLEPELVEESLGEAEVRAIFTIGKSAVAGCYVTNGKLQRNCKVRVWRGKEKMFEGDLDSLRRAKDDVKEVATGFECGIGCDRFANWQEGDRVEAFKLVTQRRTLSN, from the coding sequence ATGACCAGCAGCGGCAAAGTCAGGATTTACGAGCTGTCCAAGGACTTGGGCCTTGAGAACAAGGATGTGCTCGATGCCGCCGAGAAACTGTCGATCGCAGCGAAGAGCCACAGCAGCTCCATCAGCGATGACGAGGCAGCGCAGATTCGCAGCCTGATCAAAGGTGGCGGAAACGGCAGCAAGGCTTCTCCGGCAGCGGCCGAACCCCAAAAAGCCATCCTTTCGGTGAAGAAAGCTGCCCCTGCCGCACCGGCAGCGCCCGCGAAACCCGCGGCGACCAAACCGGCTGCGACAAGCCCTGCTCCGGCTAAGCCTGCGGCTGCGTCCCCTGCTCCTCGGCCCCAGCCTCAGGCCGCCAAGCCTGCTGCTCCAGCTCGCCCAGCTTCACCCACAGCTCCCCCCAGCCGGCCCACTGCAGCACCTGCTCCTGCTGCGAAGCCTGCGGCTGCCAAGCCTGTGGCTCAGCCCGCTGCAAAGCCAGCCGCGAAACCCGCGGCCAGTGCGCCTCCCAGCCGTCCAGCCGCCCCTTCAGCGCCTCCAGCCCGACCCACCGCGGCAAAGCCTGTGGTCAAGCCGGCTGCTGGTGCCCCCCCCAGCCGTCCCGGCGCTCCCGCCCCGAGCCGCCCTGCTCCGGCCATCGTCTCCAAGACCCCCGCAGGTGCTCCGCCGGCTCGGAAGCCAGCCCCTCCTGTATCCCGGCCTGCTGCCGGCAGCCCACAGCGCCCTGGCGCTCCCGCCCGCCCTGCAGGCGGAGGGGCTGGTCGCCCCCAACTGGTCAGCCGTCCTCAAGGCGGTCAAGGCGGTGCGCGTCCTTCCACACCGTCCGGTCGTCCGGCCCTGAGCCAGCGTCCAGGGATGCCCACTCGCCCTGGTGCGCCTGCCCCAACGCGGGTGGGCCAAGGCAGCAAGCCCGCTAAACCGGCCCGCCCTCAGGTGGAACTGGTGGGCAAGCCCATCCGTCGCGATGTGGGCGGTCCTGGCGGCGGAAATCGCCCCGCACCCCCGACCCGTCCTGGCATGCCCGGGATGCGGAAGCCAGTGGCCCCAGGCGAGCTCATGCAGCTCCAGAAGCCCGGAGCACGGCCCAGTGCACCGCCACCACGGCGCCCTGGTGCACCCGGCGCTCCTGCGGGTGCCCCGGGTGGCACGACCGGTGATGCAGCTCGGCCCTCAGCGACTCCTCCCTCGGCACCCCGGCGCCCCAACTTCCGCGCTCCCCAACCCCCGGGAGGTGCCCGTCCCCGCCGCCCCGATTGGGACGACAGCGCCCGTCTGGATGCACTGCGCAGCCGCTCGCCCCAGAAGCAGCGCCAGCGGGTTCACATCATTGGCGAGAACGACGACTCCCTGGCCGCACAAACCGGCGGATACGCCGGTGACACGGACGCAGTGGTGCTGCAGGCCTCCCTCGCACGCCCTGCGAAACCCCGCAGCGCCAGCTCGGGGCAACCCAAGCCGACCGTCGTGGCCCGCAAACGCCGCAAGGAAACGGCACGTCAGCGTCAGCGCCGCCGTGCGATGGAGCTGCGGGCAGCACGGGAAGCCAAGCAACAGCGGCCCGAAATGCTGGTGGTGCCGGAGGGCAACCTCACGGTGCAGGAGCTGGCCGACAAGCTCGGCGTCGAGAGCTCCGAGATCATCAAGAGCCTCTTCTTCAAGGGCATCATCGCCACGGTGACCCAGACCCTCGATCTCTCAGCGATCGAGACGGTGTCCAAAGAATTCGGTGTCCCCGTTCTCGAGGACGACGTCGAAGAAGCGGCCGCCAAGACGGTCGAGATGATCGAAGAGAGCGACCTGGCTCACCTGATCCGTCGCCCACCTGTGGTCACGGTCATGGGCCACGTGGACCACGGCAAAACCAGCCTGCTGGACTCGATTCGCAAAACCCGTGTCACCGCCGGTGAAGCCGGTGGCATCACCCAGCACATCGGTGCCTACCAAGTCGAAGTTCCCCACGCTGGGGAGCAGCGGAAGATCACCTTCCTCGACACCCCGGGCCACGAGGCCTTCACGGCCATGCGTGCACGCGGCACGAAGGTCACCGACGTCGCCGTGCTGGTGGTCGCCGCCGATGACGGCGTGCGTCCCCAAAACCTGGAAGCCATCAGCCACGCCCGCGCCGCCAAGGTGCCGATCGTGGTGGCGATCAACAAGATCGACAAAGAAGGCGCCTCCCCGGATCGCGTCAAACAGGAACTCTCCTCCCACGAACTGGTGGCTGAGGATTGGGGCGGCAACACCGTGATGGTGCCGGTGAGCGCCATCAAGGGCGAGAACATCGACAAGCTGCTGGAGATGATCCTGCTGGTCACCGAGGTGGAGGACCTTCAGGCCAACCCTGATCGCATGGCTCGGGGCACCGTCATCGAGGCACACCTCGACAAGGCGAAGGGACCTGTGGCCACCCTGCTGATCCAGAACGGCACCCTGCGCACCGGCGACGTGCTGGCCGCGGGCCCGATCCTGGGCAAAGTCCGCGCCATGGTTGACGACAACGGCAAGCGTGTCAAAGAAGCCGGCCCCTCCTATGCCGTTGAAGCCCTGGGCTTCAGCGAAGTACCGACGGCTGGTGACGAATTTGAGGTCTACACCGACGAAAAGACAGCCCGTGCTGTGGTCGGCGATCGCGCCACCGAAGCTCGTGCCACCCGCCTGGCCCAACAAATGGCCTCCCGCCGGGTGTCCCTGGCCTCCATGTCTGGCCAGGCCAGCGAAGGGGAGCTCAAGGAACTCAACCTCATCCTTAAGGCCGACGTCCAAGGTTCCGTCGAGGCGATCCTCGGTTCCTTGGAGCAACTGCCCCAAGAAGAGGTCCAGGTCCGCGTTCTGCTCTCCGCACCGGGTGAAGTCACCGAAACCGACGTCGACCTGGCAGCGGCCTCCGGCGCCGTGATCGTCGGCTTCAACACCTCGATGGCCCCCGGCGCAAAGCGTGCCGCTGACGCCACCGGCGTAGACGTGCGTGATTACGAGGTCATCTACAAGCTGCTCGAGGACATTCAGATGGCCATGGAAGGCCTTCTGGAGCCCGAGCTGGTGGAGGAGTCCCTGGGCGAAGCCGAGGTTCGCGCGATCTTCACCATCGGCAAGAGCGCCGTGGCGGGCTGCTACGTCACCAACGGCAAACTGCAGCGCAACTGCAAGGTGCGGGTCTGGCGCGGCAAGGAAAAGATGTTCGAGGGAGACCTCGACTCGCTGCGCCGTGCCAAGGACGATGTCAAAGAAGTCGCCACCGGCTTCGAATGCGGCATCGGCTGTGATCGTTTTGCCAACTGGCAGGAAGGCGATCGGGTGGAAGCCTTCAAACTGGTCACACAGCGACGCACCCTCAGCAACTAA
- a CDS encoding YlxR family protein codes for MKQQSVLRRCVTCRALLDRQQLLRVIRLAEGGMALDQGMGRSAYLCPTESCFEEAKRRKRLQKALRCQVSDSIYSALEQRLNATS; via the coding sequence GTGAAACAACAGTCCGTCCTCAGGCGTTGTGTGACCTGCCGAGCACTGCTGGATCGCCAGCAACTGCTGCGGGTCATCCGCCTTGCCGAGGGCGGCATGGCTCTTGACCAGGGAATGGGCCGATCGGCCTACCTCTGCCCGACTGAGAGCTGTTTTGAGGAAGCCAAGCGCCGCAAACGTCTGCAGAAGGCACTCCGGTGCCAAGTGTCAGATTCCATCTACTCGGCCTTGGAGCAGCGCCTGAATGCCACCTCTTAA